A segment of the Deltaproteobacteria bacterium genome:
CCTCCCCCTGAAACTCCTTCTCCACGCCGGCCATGATGCGCAAAAGCGTGCTCTTGCCCGCGCCGTTGTTGCCGATGACGCCGATCTTCGCTCCCGGCAGGAACGAGAGCCAGATGCCCTTCAGGATCTCGCGCGAGGGGGGAACCACCTTGCGCAGATCCTTCATCACGTAGATGTATTGAGGTGCCATGGCGGCGGAGTGTACCCGCAGAGCGCGCGGGAGTCGATCACGGCCCTGCCGACTCCTTCAGGAAGCGGGCCCGCGCCGCCCGCGCCTCCTCGAGGGTCGGAAAGACGCCCAGATAGACCGTCTTGCCCCGCACGCCGCCGCCGCGAAACTCGTACGACGCGCTCCCGTCGCTGTAGACGATGCGCGTGATGCCGTCCCCGAGAGAGACGCGCTCGTAGCCCACCTTGCCCTGCGGCGCGGCGGCGCTGCGGCGCGCGACGTAGTAGGCCACCTCCTCGGTCCGCCGGCGCCCCGACGGGTCCTCGGTCACGACCTGCACGCGATTGACTCCGGGCCGAAGCGCCACCCGCTGCTCGAAGCTCCCGTCGGGACGAACGGTGGTCCACTGACCGCCCACCTCCACGCGGCTGCCGGGAGCCGCGTGCCCGCGCACCGTGGCGGAGAGCTGCTTCATGGGGAGCGGCACGCCCGAGGCCCCGGCCACCTTGAGCAGCACCTCTTTGGGGATGGGGAGCGGCTCGCTCGGCGCCTGCTCTCCCTGCACCACGGATTGCTGGCCCGCCGGGACGCGTACCGAGCGCCCGGCTGACTTCAGGTCCACGACGCCGGTTTCGGTCGCCACCGCCACCGTCTCGTCGGTGACGAGGACCGAGAAGCGCGCCTCCCGGCTCTGCGCCACGACCTTGCGCTTGCCGCTCTCCACGCGCAGCACGCGCCAGCCTTCCTTGGCGTAGTCCACCTTCAGGTGTCCGCGGTCCAGGGTGAAGTGGTGCAAGACCTCGCTCAGCTCCTGCACCGAGAGCTCGGAGGAGGGCCCGATGACGAGCCTCCCCTTTTCGCCGACGCGGAGCACCGCGCCCCCCTTCGGGCCCGTGCGCAAGCTCCCCTGCCGGTCGAGCACGCTCCCGCTCCGGACGGCGTGCCACTCCTCGGCCCCGAGGCGGACCTCCACGCTCCCGGTGATCCCCTCGAGGCGCACGCGAGGTGGCGCGGCAGCCGGGCCGTCGCTCGCGCGCAGGTCACCGCGCGGAGGCGCACCGAGGTCGCGCGGCGGCAACGACGGCGTCTCCCGCGCGGGGTCTCCCACGTAACGGATGAGCACGAGCCCCACGGTCAGAAGGACCGCCGCCGCACCCACGAAGACCAGGATCCGCCGCCGCATGTTCTCTTCAATAGTACCGCGTCACGAGAGGTGGGTTTGCCCGCGGAGCCCCGGAAGGAAGACGGTGAACTCCGTCCCCTGCCCCACCGTCGAGCGCACCACGATCCGCCCCTGGTGCTCGTCCACGATCCGCTTGGCCACCGACAGTCCGAGACCGGGCCGCCCGGTGCGCGTCTTCTCCGGCGCGTAGAAGGGCTCGAAGATCCGTCCCAGGTCCGTCGGGCTGATCCCGCGGCCGGTGTCCAGGACCTTGATCGCCACGGCCTCCTCCACCGCGTGCACCCCCACCGCGAGCTGTCCCCCCTTCGGCATGGCTCGCACCGCGTTCTGCACCAGGTGGAGCAGGACCTGCGAGAGCTCGGCGGCGTTGCCCCGCACCTCGGGCAAGGCGGGGCCGACCTCCAGCCTGAGCTCCACCTTGGCCTCCGCGAGCCGCGCGGCTGTGAGGGCCAGGGTCTCGCGCACGAGCCGCGCCACGTCGAGCCGCTGGAGCTCGAGCCCCATCGGTGTCTCGCTGAAGCGCTGCAGGTTGCGGACGATCTCGG
Coding sequences within it:
- a CDS encoding FecR domain-containing protein — protein: MRRRILVFVGAAAVLLTVGLVLIRYVGDPARETPSLPPRDLGAPPRGDLRASDGPAAAPPRVRLEGITGSVEVRLGAEEWHAVRSGSVLDRQGSLRTGPKGGAVLRVGEKGRLVIGPSSELSVQELSEVLHHFTLDRGHLKVDYAKEGWRVLRVESGKRKVVAQSREARFSVLVTDETVAVATETGVVDLKSAGRSVRVPAGQQSVVQGEQAPSEPLPIPKEVLLKVAGASGVPLPMKQLSATVRGHAAPGSRVEVGGQWTTVRPDGSFEQRVALRPGVNRVQVVTEDPSGRRRTEEVAYYVARRSAAAPQGKVGYERVSLGDGITRIVYSDGSASYEFRGGGVRGKTVYLGVFPTLEEARAARARFLKESAGP